From one Desulfomonilaceae bacterium genomic stretch:
- a CDS encoding methyltransferase, which produces MAYEKFVGEIVGIASKPWSILYRLVTMLFGMALFLVLVPLVLLLASCGIEEYLLTYRFRVLHMMLGLASLVLGSFTVIWTVVSQAQTGRRNLDPVASSEKLTLEGSYFKCRNPLLLGAIIYCFGVGTILGSITTGLTMFFLSLVLGVCYVKFIEKKELYIKLGHKHEKCSQKAPFLILRF; this is translated from the coding sequence GTGGCCTATGAGAAATTTGTGGGAGAAATCGTGGGCATTGCAAGTAAGCCATGGTCTATATTGTATAGATTAGTCACCATGCTATTTGGAATGGCCCTTTTTCTGGTTTTAGTTCCTCTTGTGTTATTGTTAGCCAGTTGTGGAATTGAAGAATACCTATTGACCTATCGCTTCAGAGTTTTACACATGATGCTTGGTCTTGCTAGCCTTGTTTTAGGGTCTTTCACAGTAATTTGGACTGTAGTGTCACAGGCTCAAACAGGGCGACGTAACCTAGATCCTGTCGCGTCTTCTGAAAAATTAACACTCGAGGGTTCCTATTTTAAATGCAGGAACCCGTTGTTACTTGGAGCTATAATTTATTGTTTTGGAGTAGGAACTATTCTAGGTTCTATTACCACGGGCTTAACCATGTTTTTTCTAAGCCTTGTTTTAGGTGTTTGCTACGTGAAATTTATTGAGAAAAAAGAATTATATATTAAACTTGGTCACAAACATGAAAAATGTAGTCAGAAAGCGCCATTTTTGATTCTCAGATTTTAG
- a CDS encoding response regulator → MTGEEHEMPEDGAGELQELRARLKEAEDTLDAIRSGAIDALVLPGPDGPKIFTLSGADAVYRIFFQEMAEGALTLNAQGTILFCNQSLSEMLGEPIEKILGASLQRFIVSEDIASFETALEKALKDETRAEITLHTKLTKVIWLSIVAFGPLSSSVVMSAFVVVTDITERKRMEMEHELLQTQKLESLRVMAGGVAHDFNNQLAVILGNLELALDDLPHNSEAKASIINAIRASERSAELSRQMQIYTGSAFYLPVDLDLNELLNKNRDLLKLCVSMHVSLTFQVRGALPHIKGDVDQINRLFMNILINASEAIGDNHGEVQLSTGVVDCDEMYLRYSRLETRPEPGRFVFLEITDSGCGMTPETVSKLFDPFFTTKFTGRGLGMSEALGIVKSHGGALFVVSQMRKGTTIRVLLPVSEKAQAPSVKVIEEGEIKVPAPVPVNRRKTILIVEDEPGVRLLAIRRLDVLGYDTMVAGDGEECVQVFLERHNDIDLVMLDFAMPKMNGIEAFGELIKIEPDVKVILASGYTEDDVLQRFPGKRPAGVLHKPYKMESLKGELERLLGGDS, encoded by the coding sequence ATGACGGGCGAGGAACACGAAATGCCTGAGGATGGCGCCGGCGAACTTCAGGAGCTTCGAGCCCGCCTGAAAGAAGCCGAAGATACTTTGGACGCAATCCGAAGTGGGGCCATAGACGCCCTGGTCTTACCTGGTCCTGATGGGCCCAAAATTTTTACTCTTTCGGGAGCTGACGCTGTCTATCGGATTTTTTTTCAGGAAATGGCTGAAGGCGCCCTTACACTCAATGCTCAGGGAACAATTCTGTTTTGCAACCAAAGCCTTTCCGAGATGCTGGGGGAGCCTATTGAAAAGATTCTAGGGGCTTCATTGCAACGCTTTATCGTTTCTGAAGATATTGCGTCGTTTGAAACCGCACTGGAAAAAGCCTTAAAGGACGAAACCAGAGCGGAGATTACCTTACATACGAAACTCACTAAGGTCATTTGGTTGAGTATTGTCGCTTTTGGCCCTCTATCCTCATCTGTTGTAATGTCGGCTTTTGTCGTGGTTACCGACATCACGGAGCGCAAACGCATGGAGATGGAACATGAGCTTCTCCAGACTCAGAAACTCGAGAGTCTCCGAGTCATGGCCGGGGGCGTAGCCCACGATTTTAACAACCAGTTAGCGGTAATATTAGGAAACCTGGAACTGGCTCTTGATGATCTGCCCCATAATTCCGAGGCCAAAGCAAGCATAATCAACGCCATTCGGGCGTCTGAACGTTCAGCGGAACTCTCCAGACAGATGCAGATATACACGGGCAGCGCCTTTTATTTACCAGTGGACCTGGATCTCAACGAGTTGTTGAACAAGAACCGTGACCTGTTGAAATTGTGTGTTTCCATGCATGTCAGTCTAACGTTTCAAGTCCGTGGAGCGCTTCCTCACATCAAAGGGGATGTGGATCAAATAAATCGCCTGTTTATGAACATCCTGATCAACGCCTCTGAGGCGATTGGAGATAATCACGGAGAAGTTCAACTTTCTACAGGAGTCGTGGATTGCGATGAGATGTATCTCAGGTATAGCCGCCTTGAAACAAGGCCTGAACCAGGCCGTTTCGTCTTTCTGGAGATTACGGATTCAGGTTGTGGCATGACTCCTGAGACAGTGAGCAAACTTTTTGATCCCTTCTTCACAACAAAGTTTACCGGTCGTGGACTTGGCATGTCCGAGGCGCTGGGAATAGTAAAGAGTCATGGTGGAGCGCTGTTTGTGGTCAGTCAGATGAGGAAGGGAACTACGATACGGGTCCTGCTTCCTGTGTCGGAAAAGGCTCAGGCGCCATCCGTTAAGGTCATTGAAGAGGGTGAGATAAAGGTTCCGGCGCCGGTACCGGTTAATCGACGAAAAACCATTCTCATAGTCGAGGATGAACCTGGGGTCAGACTACTTGCTATTAGGCGTCTGGACGTATTGGGCTACGATACGATGGTCGCGGGAGACGGAGAGGAATGTGTCCAGGTTTTCCTAGAACGTCATAATGACATAGATTTGGTGATGCTCGACTTTGCAATGCCCAAAATGAATGGGATTGAAGCTTTCGGGGAGCTAATAAAGATCGAACCGGATGTCAAGGTCATACTTGCCAGTGGGTACACTGAGGATGATGTACTGCAGAGGTTTCCTGGGAAACGGCCGGCCGGTGTCTTGCACAAACCCTATAAAATGGAAAGCCTGAAGGGCGAGTTGGAGCGCTTGCTGGGGGGCGATAGTTGA
- a CDS encoding circadian clock KaiB family protein: MSQEKEINAADRMEEASLRSAKDNYVLRLYVSGQTTRSVRAIENLKQLCEEYLKGRCEIEIIDVYQQPERLKNDEIIGVPTLIKELPLPVRKVIGDLSDTERVLVGLALKASK, encoded by the coding sequence ATGAGTCAAGAGAAAGAGATTAATGCGGCGGATAGGATGGAAGAGGCATCGTTGAGATCTGCAAAGGACAACTATGTATTACGATTATACGTAAGTGGTCAAACCACCAGATCGGTCCGTGCCATCGAAAACCTGAAACAATTATGTGAGGAGTATCTCAAGGGCCGTTGCGAAATTGAGATCATAGACGTATATCAGCAACCGGAGCGTCTTAAAAATGACGAAATTATCGGTGTGCCCACACTAATAAAGGAACTGCCTCTTCCAGTGCGAAAGGTTATTGGAGACCTTTCCGACACGGAACGGGTCCTGGTTGGACTGGCTTTGAAAGCGAGTAAATAA
- a CDS encoding circadian clock KaiB family protein, translated as MDTQLNDDCEDEVEEGAWNLRLYVAGQTNKSITAFDNLKKICEEYLPGKYHIEVIDLLEQPQLARGDQILALPTLVRKLPVPIRKIIGDLSNTERVLVGLDLRPAR; from the coding sequence ATGGATACACAGCTAAATGATGACTGCGAGGATGAAGTCGAAGAGGGTGCCTGGAATCTGCGTTTGTACGTGGCGGGACAGACCAATAAATCTATCACAGCCTTTGATAACCTGAAAAAAATATGTGAAGAATACCTTCCAGGGAAATACCATATAGAGGTAATCGATCTACTGGAGCAACCCCAACTAGCCCGCGGAGATCAAATCCTCGCTCTTCCAACCCTGGTAAGAAAACTCCCTGTTCCCATTAGAAAGATTATAGGTGATCTATCCAACACTGAGCGTGTTCTGGTTGGGTTGGACTTACGTCCAGCCCGGTAA
- the kaiC gene encoding circadian clock protein KaiC: MTMLTKCPTGIEGFDEITGGGLPQGRPTLVCGSAGCGKTLLGVEFLVRGALEYDEPGVLMAFEETEEDLKKNFISMGFDLQGLIDRKKLLIDHVRIDRSEIEETGEYDLEGLFIRLASAVDQIGAKRVVLDTIEALFSGFSHEGILRSELRRLFMWLKNKGLTAIVTSERGKDTISKHGLEEYVADCVILMDHRVMGQVSTRRLRIVKYRGSMHGADEYPFLISKGGIWLVPITSSALNHVVSEERISTGIGALNTMLEGKGYYRGSSILVSGTAGTGKTSIASHFADSVCSGGERTLFVAFEESPMQIVRNMKSIGINLDQWLENDLLKFHAIRPSQYGLESHLSTIHQTIDEFKPAAVVIDPISSFLPGGSNFEIKEMLLRLVDFLKSNGITSLFTDLIRGGIVLEKTDVGMSSLMDTWLLLRSLECSGERNRSFYIAKSRGMDHSHQIREFLLTDKGVELIDVYVGSGEVLTGSARFAREAQDKAEALARIQEIDRKKIELEQKRHLLSARIAALQTEFEAEERDVTRLIDESLSREDLLGQVREDMARIRRAD; the protein is encoded by the coding sequence ATGACGATGCTGACGAAATGTCCGACAGGGATTGAGGGATTCGATGAGATCACCGGTGGGGGGTTGCCTCAGGGGCGTCCTACACTGGTTTGCGGTTCCGCCGGATGCGGAAAAACACTATTAGGCGTGGAGTTTCTTGTCCGTGGGGCATTGGAGTATGACGAACCTGGGGTTCTTATGGCTTTTGAGGAAACTGAAGAGGATCTAAAAAAGAACTTCATTTCCATGGGATTCGATCTGCAAGGGTTGATAGATAGAAAAAAGCTCTTGATTGACCATGTGAGGATAGACAGAAGCGAGATTGAAGAAACGGGTGAATATGACCTGGAGGGGCTGTTCATCCGTCTGGCGTCTGCAGTTGACCAAATAGGAGCGAAACGGGTGGTTCTGGATACCATTGAAGCGCTCTTTTCCGGGTTTTCCCATGAGGGTATCCTCCGTTCTGAGCTACGTCGGCTGTTCATGTGGCTCAAAAACAAAGGACTTACTGCAATAGTCACCTCCGAGCGGGGCAAGGATACGATTAGCAAACATGGCTTAGAGGAATATGTAGCTGACTGCGTAATTCTGATGGACCATCGTGTCATGGGCCAGGTTTCCACAAGACGATTGAGAATAGTCAAGTACCGCGGCTCAATGCATGGGGCTGATGAATACCCGTTCTTGATTTCCAAAGGTGGAATATGGCTGGTCCCAATAACATCTTCGGCTCTGAACCATGTGGTTTCCGAAGAGAGAATCTCGACTGGAATCGGCGCATTGAACACTATGCTGGAGGGAAAGGGATATTATCGAGGTAGCTCGATACTGGTTTCAGGAACCGCAGGCACTGGGAAAACCAGCATTGCGTCTCATTTTGCCGATTCGGTGTGCAGTGGCGGTGAACGAACCCTGTTTGTGGCTTTTGAGGAATCACCCATGCAGATCGTTAGAAATATGAAGTCAATAGGCATCAACCTGGATCAGTGGTTAGAAAATGATCTTCTAAAGTTCCATGCGATTCGCCCTTCCCAGTATGGGCTCGAATCGCACCTGTCGACAATTCACCAGACAATCGATGAATTTAAACCAGCGGCCGTGGTGATAGATCCAATCTCAAGTTTTCTCCCGGGGGGAAGCAATTTTGAAATAAAGGAGATGCTGTTGCGGCTGGTAGATTTTCTAAAGAGTAATGGGATCACCTCACTCTTTACTGATCTAATACGTGGCGGAATAGTCCTGGAAAAGACCGATGTCGGGATGTCGTCCCTTATGGATACATGGCTCTTGCTTAGGTCTCTGGAATGCAGCGGTGAGCGTAACCGGTCGTTTTATATAGCCAAGTCCAGAGGGATGGATCATTCGCACCAAATCCGGGAGTTTCTCTTGACAGATAAAGGGGTTGAGCTGATTGATGTATACGTTGGGTCGGGCGAAGTCCTGACCGGTTCAGCACGATTCGCAAGAGAAGCTCAGGACAAGGCAGAGGCGCTGGCCCGGATACAGGAGATAGATCGGAAAAAGATTGAACTGGAGCAAAAGCGACATTTATTGAGCGCCAGAATCGCGGCCTTGCAAACCGAATTTGAAGCGGAAGAAAGAGATGTTACGAGACTCATCGATGAGTCTCTCTCTCGCGAAGACCTTTTGGGGCAAGTTCGTGAGGACATGGCACGGATTCGCCGGGCAGACTAA